The following proteins are encoded in a genomic region of Anaerolineae bacterium:
- the ruvX gene encoding Holliday junction resolvase RuvX: MSRVLGVDFGERRMGLAVSDPTGLIARTAGIVERRSDQQAAEHIARLVQEWDAEAVVVGLPLNADGSEGFQARRTRRFASLLQELIGERPVILWDESLSSVEARDLLAERGKPSRRRRHHDDVAAAVILQSYLDVQRRQTHSATSSEE, translated from the coding sequence ATGAGCCGCGTCCTCGGGGTGGATTTCGGCGAGCGCCGGATGGGCCTTGCGGTCAGCGACCCGACGGGGCTGATTGCCCGCACTGCCGGCATCGTTGAGCGCCGTTCGGATCAGCAGGCGGCGGAGCACATCGCCCGTCTGGTGCAGGAGTGGGACGCAGAGGCTGTGGTGGTCGGACTGCCCCTCAACGCGGACGGCTCCGAGGGGTTTCAGGCACGCAGGACGCGTCGGTTTGCATCCCTCCTCCAGGAGCTTATCGGGGAGCGCCCCGTCATCCTGTGGGATGAGAGCCTGAGCAGCGTAGAGGCGCGAGACCTGCTGGCGGAGCGGGGGAAGCCTTCCCGCCGGCGGCGCCATCATGATGACGTCGCCGCGGCAGTGATCCTGCAGTCTTACTTGGATGTACAGCGCCGGCAGACCCACTCGGCTACATCGTCAGAAGAGTAA